A part of Aegilops tauschii subsp. strangulata cultivar AL8/78 chromosome 2, Aet v6.0, whole genome shotgun sequence genomic DNA contains:
- the LOC109770855 gene encoding hexokinase-4, chloroplastic yields MSAAVGSPFRAAPAAQHRRSGRAGAVTLRCSKVAAAAPILDDLRLQCATPLPLLRHVAGAMAAGMRTGLAADGAGELKMIPSYVYSLPTGSETGLFYALDLGGTNFRVLRVQLGGKDKRVVDTESEQVSIPKEIMHGTTEELFDFIASRLSKFVAMEGGNFQLQEGRKREIGFTFSFPVKQTSIDSGILIKWTKGFAVSGTAGKDVVACLNAAMERQGLDMSVSALVNDTVGALAGAHYWDEDVMVAVILGTGTNACYIERTESIPKLQHLGLGTGNTIINTEWGAFSDGLPLTEFDKDMDAESINPGEQIFEKTISGMYLGEIVRRVLARMAQESDLFGHSFADKLAEPFVLRTPHLCAMQQDNSEDLGEVESILHDIIGVNQSSVAARRVIVEVSDCIVKRGGRLAGAGIAGILQKMENDSKGLILGRRTVVAMDGGLYENYPQYRSYMVEAMAELLGPRDMEHIVVEHTKDGSGIGAALLAAANSKYAAAQLLA; encoded by the exons ATGTCCGCCGCCGTCGGCTCGCCGTTCCGGGCCGCCCCCGCCGCGCAGCACCGCCGGAGTGGGCGCGCCGGCGCCGTCACGCTCCGGTGCTCCAAGGTGGCCGCGGCCGCGCCCATCCTGGACGACCTGAGGCTGCAGTGCGCGACGCCGCTCCCCCTGCTGCGCCACGTGGCGGGCGCCATGGCCGCCGGCATGCGCACCGGGCTCGCGGCCGACGGCGCCGGCGAGCTCAAGATGATCCCCAGCTACGTCTACTCGCTCCCCACTGG GAGTGAAACAGGGCTGTTCTATGCTCTGGATCTGGGAGGCACCAACTTCAGAGTGCTGAGGGTGCAGCTGGGTGGAAAAGATAAGCGCGTCGTCGACACCGAGTCTGAGCAAGTGTCGATCCCAAAAGAGATCATGCATGGTACAACCGAG GAGCTGTTCGATTTTATCGCTTCCCGCCTATCGAAATTTGTAGCGATGGAGGGTGGTAATTTTCAACTTCAGGAAGGTCGGAAAAGGGAGATAGGCTTTACCTTCTCCTTCCCGGTGAAGCAGACTTCTATTGATTCTGGCATTCTGATCAAGTGGACCAAGGGTTTTGCTGTATCTGGGACT GCCGGGAAGGATGTGGTTGCCTGTCTAAATGCCGCCATGGAGAGACAGGGGCTTGACATGAGTGTATCTGCTCTG GTAAATGATACCGTTGGAGCCTTAGCTGGAGCGCACTATTGGGACGAGGATGTGATGGTTGCGGTGATTTTGGGAACCGGCACAAATGCTTGCTACATTGAGCGAACAGAGTCTATCCCAAAGCTCCAACACCTCGGGCTTGGAACAGGAAACACG ATTATCAACACTGAGTGGGGAGCATTTTCAGATGGTCTTCCACTAACTGAATTTGACAAGGACATGGATGCTGAAAGCATAAATCCTGGTGAACAG ATATTTGAGAAGACAATTTCTGGGATGTACCTTGGAGAAATTGTTCGGAGGGTGCTGGCCAGGATGGCTCAAGAGTCTGATCTGTTCGGTCACTCTTTCGCTGACAAACTAGCCGAGCCATTTGTTCTAAG AACTCCGCATTTGTGTGCTATGCAACAAGATAACTCCGAAGACCTTGGGGAAGTTGAATCAATTTTGCACGACATCATCGGG GTCAATCAATCTTCTGTAGCCGCACGAAGGGTTATCGTAGAAGTTTCCGATTGCATCGTCAAGAGAGGTGGGCGGTTGGCTGGCGCCGGCATTGCTGGCATTCTTCAGAAGATGGAGAATGATTCCAAGGGACTGATATTGGGGAGAAGAACAGTGGTAGCGATGGACGGCGGACTTTACGAGAATTACCCTCAGTACAGGTCGTACATGGTTGAGGCTATGGCGGAGCTGCTCGGTCCACGGGACATGGAGCACATTGTCGTCGAGCACACCAAGGACGGCTCCGGCATCGGTGCGGCACTTTTGGCAGCTGCAAACTCAAAATATGCAGCAGCTCAGCTCTTGGCGTGA